The following coding sequences are from one Verrucosispora sp. WMMD573 window:
- a CDS encoding DUF6406 domain-containing protein, producing MRSFTHLATVGNNTTTSVGLARFAVGWVDVGSPVRAEIIVMPVTSGDDFAHEVTLGGTFPVAEETWRFADLDMVSADEWKVTVRRVDEHEVPDPPTGRLWKPARLLPYGQVEESQLQALEAALGVRLPTSYRGWLGRTNGAQPETEHHIPGLPFTLLPERPLFGVHPECPPIDLVHGQRVHRDPWLSPDWLVIANPSGGLLVISAGRPGDEAVYFVHELDLVGPAGPTASGGRERSLTAVAGSIWELIGRLTPTEYADLPPAELMPPGTFTDPRN from the coding sequence ATGCGCTCGTTCACTCATCTGGCCACGGTCGGGAACAATACGACAACGAGCGTCGGCCTGGCCAGGTTCGCGGTTGGCTGGGTCGACGTGGGGTCGCCGGTGCGGGCCGAAATCATCGTCATGCCCGTTACGAGCGGAGATGACTTCGCCCACGAGGTCACCCTTGGCGGGACCTTTCCGGTGGCTGAGGAGACCTGGCGCTTCGCGGATCTGGACATGGTCAGTGCGGACGAGTGGAAGGTGACCGTTCGTAGGGTTGACGAGCATGAGGTACCGGATCCGCCCACGGGCCGGCTCTGGAAGCCGGCCCGGCTATTGCCGTACGGCCAAGTGGAGGAGTCTCAACTCCAGGCGTTGGAGGCAGCTCTTGGTGTCCGGCTGCCGACGAGCTATCGCGGCTGGCTCGGCCGGACCAATGGGGCACAGCCTGAGACGGAACATCACATCCCAGGCTTGCCGTTCACCCTGTTGCCGGAGCGCCCGCTGTTCGGGGTCCACCCCGAGTGCCCGCCGATCGACCTGGTACACGGCCAACGTGTGCACCGGGATCCCTGGTTGTCGCCGGACTGGTTGGTGATCGCGAATCCGTCCGGCGGGCTGCTCGTGATCTCAGCCGGCAGGCCGGGCGATGAGGCGGTCTACTTCGTGCACGAGTTGGACTTGGTCGGCCCTGCCGGGCCAACCGCCTCGGGGGGGAGGGAACGCAGCCTGACTGCGGTGGCAGGGTCGATATGGGAGCTGATCGGTCGACTGACACCGACGGAGTACGCAGATCTGCCGCCGGCAGAGCTGATGCCGCCGGGAACCTTCACCGATCCTCGCAACTAA
- a CDS encoding DUF6406 domain-containing protein → MRSFTHVAAVRNNTTTPVGPARFGVRWVDVGPPVRAEIIVMPFQRDESFAHEVTLGETFPVGGETWRFADLDMSSADDWKVTVRRVDENEVMEPPTGRLWKRARLRPYGQLDETHLQSLEAALGAQLPRGYRLWLSRTNGAQPEVTHHIPGMPIVLFPTGPIFGVHPEYPPFDLVHAQRRHRDPWLSRAWLVIASTASGLLVVSAELGNESVYFVSELDLVGPPDQAAAAARERKLRAVAWSMYEFIGRLTPMELDHLPPAEIHPPGTFTDPANYENGQL, encoded by the coding sequence GTGCGCTCGTTTACTCATGTGGCCGCCGTCCGGAACAACACGACGACGCCGGTGGGGCCGGCCCGGTTCGGGGTGCGCTGGGTCGATGTCGGGCCACCGGTGCGTGCCGAGATCATCGTTATGCCGTTCCAGCGCGACGAGAGTTTCGCTCACGAGGTCACGCTCGGTGAGACCTTTCCAGTAGGCGGGGAGACCTGGCGCTTCGCGGACCTGGACATGTCCAGTGCGGACGACTGGAAGGTCACCGTCCGTCGGGTGGACGAGAACGAGGTGATGGAGCCGCCGACCGGGCGGCTGTGGAAGCGGGCACGGCTGCGCCCCTACGGTCAGCTCGACGAGACCCATCTCCAGTCCTTGGAGGCGGCGCTCGGGGCGCAGCTGCCGCGGGGCTACCGCCTTTGGCTTAGTCGGACCAATGGCGCGCAACCCGAGGTGACGCACCATATCCCAGGCATGCCGATCGTCCTGTTTCCGACGGGTCCGATCTTCGGCGTCCACCCCGAATATCCCCCTTTCGATCTGGTGCACGCCCAACGCCGACACCGCGACCCCTGGCTGTCGCGAGCCTGGCTGGTAATCGCGAGTACGGCCAGTGGGCTGCTGGTTGTCTCGGCGGAGTTGGGTAACGAGAGCGTCTATTTTGTGAGTGAGCTCGACCTGGTCGGCCCACCCGACCAAGCCGCTGCGGCTGCGCGGGAACGGAAACTGAGGGCGGTGGCCTGGTCGATGTACGAGTTTATCGGGCGGTTGACCCCGATGGAGCTGGACCATCTTCCACCCGCAGAGATCCACCCACCCGGAACGTTCACGGACCCCGCCAACTACGAGAACGGGCAGCTCTGA